One Candidatus Abyssobacteria bacterium SURF_5 genomic window carries:
- a CDS encoding DUF1156 domain-containing protein: protein MTDTFSKKLIEVALPLAAINEGSKPETENPFLKGHPRAIHNWWARTPLSVSRAILFAQLIDDPGNGLETEEAQRARRELLDFVAKLATWEATTDEKLIEKAREIILKQFKGKAPEFWDMFAGRASIPLEAQRLGLKVTSSDLNPVAVTIQRGLLEFPSTFSGSPPVHPQNDQNLLHSTVWKGATGLADDIRWYGKWVCQEAQKRLSKLYPKGPDGNVVVAWLWTRTVPSPDPSRNGAAVPLVRSFKLAGKKRHVWVFPKVNRKGNNFEFDIANGIVPEVKGTVSRKGATCLLSKNPMPFPYVRKQAKQGNMGTRLMAIVTEGNRGKFYHAPSDQHISAARQASPKWRPDCEMPKKHRNFQPPVYGMENIGDLFTPRQLVALDILCDIILDARKHILEHAKGNTAYAEAVTFYLACALSRMTDYHSNLTTWNPTNENVSHLFQRQAIPMAWDFCEANPIEGKLAYDAVAGWVASSLESLPTEAHPARVKQADARQETPSFGSAPVVSTDPPYYDNISYADLADFFYVWLRRILKSIDPHTFATLLTPKGPELIASPTRHGSLELAEKHFRHGFQNVFAEILQTAEPSIPCTIYYAFKQEEEEESSESPEGGNRVSTGWETMLEGLVEAGFQITGTWPVRTTKKARAVAKDANALASAIVLVARKRSLEAPHCSRRELLNELKRKLPSALKHLQQGNVAPVDLAQASIGPGMAIFSQYSKVIESRGRMTVRTALSLINQTLDEVLSEQEAEFDTDTRWCLAWFEQHGMKEGLYGDAETLSKAKNTAVNGLVEAGVVFSRGGKVRLLDRNELPEDWDPAKDKRLTVWEITQHLIYSLEKSGESGAAELLSKLGSGAGEAARELSYRLFQICEKNSWSKEALSYNGLVVAWPEIVKLATTARPTEQGKLI from the coding sequence ATGACTGATACTTTCTCGAAAAAGCTTATTGAAGTAGCGCTACCGCTTGCGGCAATCAATGAAGGATCAAAGCCGGAAACGGAAAATCCATTTCTTAAAGGCCACCCGCGGGCCATTCACAACTGGTGGGCACGGACTCCGCTCTCCGTATCACGCGCTATCCTGTTCGCCCAACTCATTGATGACCCTGGCAATGGTCTTGAAACCGAAGAAGCTCAACGGGCACGTAGAGAGCTTCTTGATTTTGTCGCTAAATTAGCAACTTGGGAGGCAACTACTGACGAGAAACTTATAGAAAAGGCAAGAGAAATAATCCTCAAACAGTTCAAGGGTAAGGCACCCGAATTTTGGGATATGTTTGCTGGACGAGCAAGTATTCCACTTGAAGCTCAGCGACTTGGCCTTAAAGTCACGAGCAGTGACCTGAATCCTGTGGCAGTCACTATCCAGCGGGGACTTCTTGAGTTTCCATCAACCTTTTCCGGAAGCCCGCCGGTCCATCCGCAAAATGATCAAAATCTTCTTCACAGCACTGTCTGGAAAGGTGCTACTGGCCTTGCTGATGACATTCGCTGGTACGGGAAGTGGGTCTGCCAGGAAGCCCAGAAGCGATTGTCGAAACTCTACCCCAAAGGGCCGGATGGCAATGTTGTAGTTGCCTGGCTTTGGACGAGGACAGTGCCAAGTCCTGATCCATCGCGCAATGGCGCCGCGGTTCCTTTGGTTAGATCGTTCAAACTTGCCGGGAAAAAACGACACGTATGGGTGTTCCCGAAGGTTAATCGAAAGGGAAACAATTTCGAGTTTGATATCGCCAATGGGATAGTCCCCGAGGTCAAAGGAACCGTTTCCCGCAAAGGCGCGACCTGCCTTCTGAGTAAGAATCCTATGCCATTTCCTTATGTGCGCAAACAAGCGAAGCAGGGAAATATGGGAACCAGATTAATGGCAATTGTTACAGAGGGTAACCGAGGAAAATTCTACCATGCGCCCAGTGATCAGCATATTTCAGCCGCAAGGCAAGCATCTCCAAAGTGGCGACCTGATTGTGAGATGCCGAAGAAACACCGGAATTTTCAACCTCCTGTCTATGGCATGGAGAATATTGGTGATTTGTTCACTCCAAGGCAACTGGTTGCACTTGACATACTTTGCGACATAATTCTCGATGCTCGAAAACACATCCTGGAACACGCGAAAGGGAATACTGCTTACGCCGAGGCAGTAACCTTTTACCTGGCATGCGCGCTCTCTCGAATGACAGATTACCATAGTAATCTAACGACATGGAACCCAACAAATGAGAACGTGAGCCACCTGTTTCAACGTCAAGCGATTCCTATGGCTTGGGATTTTTGCGAGGCGAATCCCATTGAGGGAAAGCTGGCTTATGATGCTGTGGCTGGATGGGTTGCTTCTTCGCTTGAATCTCTTCCAACCGAGGCTCATCCCGCTAGAGTAAAACAAGCCGATGCCCGGCAAGAAACTCCTTCTTTTGGCAGCGCACCTGTAGTTTCCACCGACCCTCCTTACTACGACAACATAAGCTATGCTGACCTTGCTGACTTCTTTTATGTCTGGCTGCGGCGGATATTGAAGAGTATAGATCCACATACATTTGCAACTCTCTTAACTCCTAAAGGTCCTGAGCTTATCGCCTCTCCCACACGTCACGGTTCATTAGAACTTGCTGAAAAGCACTTTCGGCATGGATTCCAAAATGTATTTGCTGAAATTTTGCAGACTGCTGAGCCGTCAATCCCCTGCACGATATACTACGCGTTTAAGCAGGAGGAAGAGGAAGAAAGTAGTGAATCTCCGGAGGGAGGCAACCGTGTTTCAACTGGTTGGGAGACCATGCTTGAGGGTCTTGTTGAGGCAGGTTTCCAAATTACTGGAACCTGGCCAGTTCGGACAACAAAAAAAGCACGAGCGGTAGCGAAAGATGCCAACGCATTGGCTTCGGCCATAGTCCTTGTCGCTAGGAAGCGCTCTCTCGAAGCTCCTCATTGTAGTCGCCGGGAGCTACTTAATGAACTTAAACGTAAACTACCATCGGCGCTCAAGCATCTCCAACAGGGGAATGTGGCACCAGTGGACCTTGCTCAAGCCTCGATTGGACCTGGCATGGCCATATTTTCTCAATATTCCAAAGTTATAGAGTCAAGAGGAAGGATGACTGTTCGAACAGCACTCTCCCTTATAAATCAAACGCTTGACGAAGTGCTTTCCGAACAAGAAGCAGAATTTGATACGGATACTCGATGGTGTCTCGCATGGTTCGAACAGCATGGAATGAAAGAGGGTCTTTACGGGGATGCAGAGACTCTTTCGAAAGCAAAGAACACAGCCGTGAACGGGCTCGTGGAGGCGGGGGTGGTTTTCTCCCGTGGAGGAAAGGTTCGGCTGTTGGATCGGAACGAACTGCCAGAAGATTGGGACCCTGCGAAGGATAAACGTTTGACCGTATGGGAGATAACTCAACATCTAATATATTCTCTCGAAAAATCCGGTGAGAGTGGCGCAGCCGAGCTCCTTAGCAAGCTCGGTAGTGGTGCGGGCGAGGCAGCCAGAGAATTATCTTACCGCCTGTTCCAAATTTGCGAGAAGAATAGTTGGTCGAAGGAAGCTTTGTCGTACAATGGCCTTGTGGTCGCCTGGCCGGAAATTGTAAAACTCGCGACTACAGCCAGACCGACTGAACAAGGTAAGCTCATCTGA